Proteins co-encoded in one Burkholderia ambifaria AMMD genomic window:
- a CDS encoding efflux RND transporter periplasmic adaptor subunit — MMLRKLFGFVATAVILLVAILIGRSLWVHYMDDPWTRDGRVRAEIVNVAPDVSGAIVELPVHDNQLVKKGDLIMQIDPSHYQIAVEQAQAAVAARRAELQMRRDDAARRADLDALVVSKENRENAAHSASSADAQYQQAIAALDAAKLNLERTRVVAPVDGYVTNLQTFKGNYAVAGQAKLAIVDSHSFWVYGYFEETKLPRVKIGAPAEMRLMSGGVMKGHVESISRGIYDRDNPQSRDLVADVNPTFNWVRLAQRVPVRIRIDEVPADVVLSAGTTCTVIIDPDQQKKKS; from the coding sequence ATGATGCTCAGAAAACTCTTCGGCTTCGTCGCGACCGCCGTCATCCTTCTCGTCGCGATCCTGATCGGGCGCTCGCTGTGGGTGCACTACATGGACGATCCCTGGACCCGCGACGGGCGCGTGCGCGCCGAGATCGTCAACGTCGCGCCGGACGTGTCGGGCGCGATCGTCGAGCTGCCCGTGCATGACAACCAGCTCGTGAAAAAGGGCGACCTGATCATGCAGATCGACCCGTCGCACTACCAGATCGCGGTCGAGCAGGCGCAGGCGGCCGTCGCCGCCCGCCGCGCGGAACTGCAGATGCGCCGCGACGACGCGGCCCGCCGCGCCGACCTCGATGCGCTCGTCGTGTCGAAGGAAAACCGCGAGAACGCGGCGCACAGCGCGTCGAGCGCCGACGCGCAGTACCAGCAGGCGATCGCCGCGCTCGACGCCGCGAAGCTCAATCTGGAACGCACGCGCGTGGTCGCGCCGGTCGACGGCTACGTGACGAACCTGCAGACGTTCAAGGGCAACTACGCGGTAGCCGGCCAGGCGAAGCTCGCAATCGTCGACAGCCACTCGTTCTGGGTCTACGGCTACTTCGAGGAAACCAAGCTGCCGCGCGTGAAGATCGGCGCCCCGGCCGAGATGCGGCTGATGAGCGGCGGCGTGATGAAAGGTCACGTCGAGAGCATCTCGCGCGGCATCTACGATCGCGACAACCCGCAAAGCCGCGACCTCGTCGCGGACGTGAACCCGACCTTCAACTGGGTGCGCCTCGCGCAGCGCGTGCCGGTCCGCATCCGGATCGACGAAGTGCCGGCCGACGTGGTGCTGTCGGCGGGCACGACCTGCACGGTCATCATCGACCCGGACCAGCAGAAGAAGAAGTCCTAA
- a CDS encoding FUSC family protein, which yields MSASSSASTHAGGPLAAWYAAFGDWARSDGAAWLYLFKALLAAFIATGVSMRLDLPAPKTAMTTVFIVMQPQSGAVLAKSFYRVAGTIFGLIATLTFVGLFPQQPQLFLLAVALWIALCTAGAARNRNFRSYGFLLAGYTTALIGLPASQHPDGAFMSAMTRVSEVIIGIVSAGVVSALVFPQYTGEQMRTTVRTRFGGFVDYVAAALSGKLDRAHIETIHTRFVADVVGFEAARSMAVFEDPDTRMRSGRLARLNSEFMSVSSRFHALHQLMNRLRAAGAQAAIDAIEPYFREIAPLLTRNGEPVRTPTDAARAAEQLLAWRDALPRRIRATRAALETQPDFPLLDFDTAAELLYRFITDLHEYAATYASLSTATHERERWIERYEPRTNVTAMVIAAIRTATVILVLGWFWIATAWPSGVTMTLTAAATCALASSTPRPTAMSAQMGIGTALAVCTGFLLMFGIYPHIDGFPLLCVALAPLLAIGIYMTLKPKLAGYGMGYLIFFCFLAGPDNITHYDPTSFMNDALALVLAMLVSAIAFAVLFPPTAPWLKKRLFADLRHQVVAACHARLAGLRTRFESGARDLMYQAHTLSADQPDVQRDALRWMFAVLETGNAVLDLRAELAALPSDPRHAPTTPWRRAIETMRTALSALFSKPDAARFDATLAAVNAAIDATRHTLDAVTSSRDERHRLQRILSHLHFVRTALLDPESPLEPLNRNRPVRPQQGASS from the coding sequence ATGTCAGCCTCCTCCTCCGCTTCCACGCACGCCGGCGGCCCGCTCGCGGCCTGGTACGCCGCGTTCGGCGACTGGGCCCGCAGCGACGGCGCCGCGTGGCTCTATCTGTTCAAGGCACTGCTCGCCGCGTTCATCGCGACCGGCGTGTCGATGCGGCTCGACCTGCCGGCGCCGAAGACGGCGATGACCACGGTGTTCATCGTGATGCAGCCGCAAAGCGGCGCCGTGCTCGCGAAAAGCTTCTACCGGGTCGCCGGCACGATCTTCGGGCTGATCGCGACGCTCACGTTCGTCGGACTGTTCCCGCAGCAGCCGCAGCTGTTCCTGCTCGCGGTCGCGCTGTGGATCGCGCTGTGCACGGCCGGCGCCGCGCGCAACCGCAACTTCCGCAGCTACGGCTTCCTGCTCGCCGGCTATACGACCGCGCTGATCGGCCTGCCCGCGTCGCAACATCCGGACGGCGCATTCATGAGCGCCATGACGCGCGTGTCCGAGGTCATCATCGGGATCGTGTCGGCCGGCGTCGTCAGCGCGCTCGTGTTTCCGCAGTACACGGGCGAGCAGATGCGCACGACGGTACGCACGCGCTTCGGCGGCTTCGTCGATTACGTCGCGGCGGCGCTGTCGGGCAAGCTCGACCGCGCGCACATCGAAACGATCCATACGCGCTTCGTCGCCGACGTGGTCGGTTTCGAGGCCGCGCGCAGCATGGCCGTGTTCGAGGATCCGGACACGCGGATGCGCAGCGGCCGCCTCGCGCGGCTGAACAGCGAGTTCATGAGCGTGTCGAGCCGCTTCCATGCGCTGCACCAGCTGATGAACCGGCTGCGCGCGGCCGGCGCACAGGCCGCGATCGATGCGATCGAGCCGTACTTCCGCGAGATCGCGCCGCTCTTGACCCGCAATGGCGAACCCGTGCGCACGCCGACCGACGCGGCGCGCGCGGCCGAACAGCTGCTGGCATGGCGCGACGCGCTGCCGCGGCGCATCCGCGCCACGCGCGCGGCGCTCGAAACGCAGCCGGATTTTCCGCTGCTCGACTTCGACACGGCCGCCGAGCTGCTGTACCGCTTCATCACCGACCTGCACGAATACGCGGCAACCTATGCGTCGCTGTCGACCGCGACGCACGAGCGCGAACGCTGGATCGAGCGCTACGAGCCGCGCACCAACGTGACGGCGATGGTGATCGCCGCGATCCGCACCGCGACCGTGATCCTCGTGCTCGGCTGGTTCTGGATCGCGACCGCGTGGCCGAGCGGCGTGACGATGACGCTGACGGCGGCGGCCACCTGCGCGCTCGCGTCGTCGACGCCGCGCCCGACCGCGATGTCCGCGCAAATGGGCATCGGCACGGCCCTGGCCGTCTGCACGGGTTTCCTGCTGATGTTCGGCATCTACCCGCACATCGACGGCTTCCCGCTGCTGTGCGTGGCGCTCGCGCCGCTGCTCGCGATCGGCATCTACATGACGTTGAAGCCGAAGCTCGCCGGCTACGGGATGGGCTACCTGATCTTCTTCTGCTTCCTCGCCGGCCCGGACAACATCACGCACTACGACCCGACGAGCTTCATGAACGACGCGCTCGCGCTGGTGCTGGCGATGCTGGTCTCGGCGATCGCGTTCGCGGTGCTGTTCCCGCCGACCGCGCCGTGGCTGAAGAAGCGGCTGTTCGCCGACCTGCGCCATCAGGTGGTCGCCGCGTGCCACGCACGGCTGGCCGGATTGCGCACGCGCTTCGAGAGCGGCGCGCGCGACCTGATGTATCAGGCACACACGCTGTCGGCCGACCAGCCCGACGTGCAGCGCGACGCGCTGCGCTGGATGTTCGCGGTGCTGGAAACGGGCAACGCGGTGCTCGACCTGCGCGCCGAGCTGGCGGCGCTGCCGTCCGACCCACGCCATGCGCCGACGACGCCGTGGCGACGCGCGATCGAGACGATGCGCACCGCGCTGTCCGCGCTGTTCAGCAAGCCGGACGCAGCGCGCTTCGACGCGACGCTCGCGGCGGTCAACGCCGCGATCGACGCAACCCGGCACACGCTCGATGCCGTCACGTCGTCGCGCGACGAGCGCCACCGGTTGCAGCGCATCCTGAGCCATCTGCATTTCGTACGCACGGCGCTGCTCGATCCGGAATCGCCGCTCGAGCCGCTCAACCGCAACCGCCCCGTGCGTCCCCAACAAGGAGCCTCGTCATGA
- a CDS encoding DUF1656 domain-containing protein, giving the protein MMPREIAILDAYMPTVVLMFVLGALATWAVDRVLAYTGLYRHVWHPSLFRACLLVCICGGLSLAVYR; this is encoded by the coding sequence ATGATGCCGCGTGAAATCGCCATTCTCGATGCCTACATGCCCACGGTGGTCCTGATGTTCGTCTTGGGTGCGCTGGCGACCTGGGCCGTCGACCGCGTGCTCGCCTATACGGGCCTCTACCGTCACGTCTGGCACCCGTCGTTGTTCCGCGCGTGCCTTCTCGTCTGCATTTGCGGCGGACTGAGTCTTGCCGTTTACCGTTGA
- a CDS encoding LysR family transcriptional regulator: protein MDTLQNMRVFVRVVDAGSFTAAAQQMNSTTAYASRAVSDLEAHLRTRLLNRTTRRIALTEAGERYLQRCEQILAYVDQAEAEAGDAHARPSGKLKVHCFTSLGQHYLVPAIARYRQRYPDVHVELTLAQRMPDLLDEGYDVAIVVGRDLPDSGLVSQRLGESYSVVCASPGYVDAHGAPHTPADLEQHICLGMVAPGFHFDEWALSGPHGDEVIPITAPPFRVNVAEALAVAVREGMGIGGLPLYSAIGGLRSGNIVRVLPEYRSHVMNIYALYPSRQYLDAKIRTWVDFLRDELPATLEADEAVLAQFRAAT from the coding sequence ATGGATACGTTACAAAACATGCGGGTATTCGTCCGCGTGGTCGATGCGGGAAGCTTTACCGCCGCCGCTCAGCAGATGAATTCGACGACCGCCTATGCGTCGCGCGCCGTGTCGGATCTCGAGGCGCACCTGCGCACGCGCCTTCTCAACCGCACGACACGCCGGATCGCGCTGACCGAGGCGGGCGAGCGCTACCTGCAGCGCTGCGAGCAGATCCTCGCGTATGTCGATCAGGCCGAAGCCGAAGCGGGCGATGCGCACGCGCGCCCGTCGGGCAAGCTGAAGGTCCATTGCTTCACGAGCCTCGGGCAGCACTATCTGGTGCCGGCCATTGCGCGCTACCGGCAGCGCTATCCGGACGTGCACGTCGAGCTGACGCTCGCGCAGCGGATGCCCGACCTGCTCGACGAGGGGTACGACGTCGCGATCGTCGTCGGCCGCGACCTGCCCGATTCGGGGCTCGTGTCGCAGCGGCTCGGCGAGAGCTACAGCGTGGTGTGCGCATCGCCCGGCTATGTCGACGCGCACGGCGCGCCGCATACGCCGGCGGATCTCGAGCAGCACATTTGTCTCGGGATGGTCGCGCCGGGCTTTCACTTCGACGAGTGGGCGCTGTCGGGGCCGCACGGCGACGAGGTGATTCCGATCACGGCGCCGCCGTTCCGCGTGAACGTCGCGGAGGCGCTCGCGGTGGCCGTGCGGGAAGGGATGGGGATCGGCGGGTTGCCGCTCTATTCGGCGATCGGCGGGCTGCGCAGCGGCAACATCGTGCGCGTGTTGCCCGAATACCGGTCGCACGTGATGAACATCTACGCGCTGTATCCGTCGCGCCAGTACCTCGACGCGAAAATCCGCACCTGGGTCGATTTCCTGCGCGACGAGTTGCCGGCCACGCTCGAAGCCGACGAAGCCGTGCTAGCGCAGTTCAGGGCTGCGACATGA
- a CDS encoding efflux transporter outer membrane subunit, whose translation MRSPATKGTLALAVLAVSLIMTGCASMGDNKPKSTRIEANALDAGAAIRAADRDAGWPASDWWRAYRDPQLDAWIAAAQAGNPSLAAAEARVREAQAMARVARSAELPQINGNLSLMRQHWPDNVYYGPGPLADTDTWNNTGTLGLSYHLDLWGKDKNATERALDTAHATAADARAAKLELEVNVVRAYVGMSMNYALLDLAHETFERQRALADLARKRLQAGIGTQLEVSQAESTLPDYERQIDTYEEAIQLARHQLAALAGKGPGAGDAIKRPSLALDAPAGLPSAMPADLLGRRPDVVAARWTVDAQARGIDVAKAAFYPNIDLLATVGGFGVTAPFTDFLRAMNGGWTAGPALSLPIFEGGRLRAQLGAADAGYDQAVERYNQTVVGALKDIADQVVRIRSLDTQKKDAARSVAANDRSYQLSREGFRRGLTDYVNVLIAQQQLLRAQETAARIDAERLAAHAQLMAALGGGVETGEDGRDGHPWDGHPSGDHPSRDEAAAGAAAPAAASGAKPVAAIARPARPAQVATAGASATPAAR comes from the coding sequence GTGCGGTCTCCGGCAACAAAAGGGACGCTGGCACTGGCGGTTCTTGCAGTCTCATTAATAATGACCGGCTGCGCGAGCATGGGCGACAACAAGCCCAAGTCCACCCGCATCGAAGCGAACGCGCTCGACGCCGGTGCGGCCATCCGCGCGGCCGACCGCGACGCGGGCTGGCCCGCGTCCGACTGGTGGCGCGCGTACCGCGATCCGCAGCTCGACGCGTGGATCGCCGCCGCCCAGGCCGGCAACCCGTCCCTCGCGGCAGCCGAAGCCCGCGTGCGCGAAGCGCAGGCGATGGCGCGCGTGGCCCGGTCGGCGGAACTGCCTCAGATCAACGGCAACCTGTCGCTGATGCGCCAGCACTGGCCCGACAACGTCTACTACGGCCCGGGGCCGCTCGCCGACACCGACACGTGGAACAACACCGGCACGCTCGGCCTGTCGTATCACCTCGACCTGTGGGGCAAGGACAAGAACGCGACCGAGCGCGCGCTCGACACCGCGCATGCGACCGCGGCCGACGCCCGGGCGGCGAAGCTCGAGCTGGAGGTCAACGTCGTGCGCGCGTATGTCGGCATGTCGATGAACTACGCGCTGCTCGACCTCGCGCACGAGACGTTCGAACGCCAGCGCGCGCTGGCCGATCTCGCGCGCAAGCGTCTGCAGGCCGGGATTGGCACGCAGCTCGAAGTCAGCCAGGCCGAATCGACGCTGCCCGACTACGAGCGCCAGATCGACACCTACGAAGAAGCCATCCAGCTCGCGCGCCACCAGCTCGCCGCGCTCGCGGGCAAGGGCCCGGGTGCCGGCGACGCGATCAAGCGGCCGAGCCTCGCGCTCGACGCGCCGGCCGGCCTGCCGTCCGCGATGCCGGCCGACCTGCTCGGCCGCCGCCCGGACGTCGTCGCGGCCCGCTGGACGGTCGACGCGCAGGCCCGCGGCATCGATGTCGCGAAAGCCGCGTTCTACCCGAACATCGACCTGCTCGCGACGGTCGGCGGCTTCGGCGTGACCGCGCCGTTCACCGACTTCCTGCGCGCGATGAACGGCGGCTGGACGGCCGGCCCCGCGCTGTCGCTGCCGATCTTCGAAGGCGGCCGGCTGCGCGCGCAACTCGGTGCGGCCGATGCCGGCTACGACCAGGCGGTCGAGCGTTACAACCAGACGGTCGTCGGCGCGCTGAAGGACATCGCCGACCAGGTCGTGCGGATCCGCTCGCTCGATACGCAGAAGAAGGACGCCGCGCGCTCGGTGGCCGCCAACGACCGCAGCTACCAGCTGTCGCGCGAAGGCTTCCGCCGCGGGCTGACCGATTACGTGAACGTGCTGATCGCGCAACAGCAGCTGCTGCGCGCGCAGGAGACGGCGGCCCGCATCGACGCGGAACGCCTCGCCGCGCACGCGCAGCTGATGGCCGCGCTCGGCGGCGGCGTCGAAACGGGCGAGGACGGACGGGACGGCCATCCGTGGGACGGCCATCCGTCGGGCGACCATCCGTCGCGCGACGAAGCCGCCGCGGGTGCCGCCGCGCCGGCGGCCGCATCGGGTGCGAAGCCCGTCGCGGCTATTGCCCGGCCTGCCCGGCCCGCGCAGGTCGCGACGGCCGGCGCGAGCGCCACGCCGGCCGCACGGTAA